In the Armatimonadota bacterium genome, one interval contains:
- a CDS encoding carbohydrate ABC transporter permease has translation MSYALHSPWYWIGIVVALYFAVWGALVFAAVGIKQRSQIGLTALIAPIIGLVAFALVRGGAGQRVGALVITTDVVFGLVWILAIRRLPQRDAGVLRDMRRRTAIHLVLLTGSVIFLVPFAWLVSTSLKEDSELSRFPPVWIPTQQTTVRVDRARVGLALTTINGVRARVAELHQSDTGTVNILVLAPQSLAGKRMVLPHSALTEIRHPAPVWSNYPEALRFLPPETDHGLVFLENTVLVSVLSILGTLFSSSFVAFAFSRLRFPGRNVLFTVLLATMMLPSAVTMMPLFLLFRDVGWVDTLTPLWAPTFLGQAFYIFMLRQFFLGVPVELEEAARIDGASWFSTFWRILMPQLKPALAAISIMAFMGSWNDFRGPLIYISSPSRETLAYALQLFQTAHGGEPALMMAASTLVMLPVLLLFFFTQRYFIQGVTLTGIKG, from the coding sequence ATGTCGTACGCCCTCCACTCACCCTGGTATTGGATCGGCATTGTTGTCGCGCTCTATTTCGCCGTTTGGGGCGCTCTGGTTTTCGCAGCGGTCGGTATCAAGCAGCGATCTCAGATTGGGCTTACCGCCCTTATTGCTCCAATTATAGGTCTCGTCGCTTTTGCGCTCGTCCGCGGCGGCGCCGGCCAGAGGGTCGGTGCACTCGTAATTACCACCGACGTTGTGTTCGGCCTCGTATGGATCCTTGCGATACGGCGCCTGCCGCAGCGCGATGCCGGCGTACTGCGCGATATGCGGCGCCGCACGGCCATTCACCTCGTTCTATTGACGGGAAGCGTTATCTTTCTCGTTCCGTTTGCGTGGCTCGTGTCGACTTCGCTCAAGGAAGACTCGGAACTGAGCCGCTTTCCGCCGGTGTGGATTCCCACACAGCAGACCACAGTTCGGGTGGATCGCGCGCGTGTCGGACTCGCGCTTACCACCATCAACGGAGTGCGTGCTCGTGTGGCGGAACTGCACCAGAGCGATACAGGTACCGTCAACATACTCGTGCTCGCTCCGCAGTCGCTCGCCGGGAAGCGGATGGTGCTGCCGCATTCGGCGCTTACCGAAATACGGCATCCCGCGCCGGTTTGGTCCAACTATCCGGAGGCGCTTCGCTTCCTCCCGCCAGAGACCGATCATGGTCTGGTCTTTCTTGAAAACACCGTGCTGGTCTCGGTCCTCTCAATTCTCGGTACGCTCTTCTCTTCGTCGTTCGTAGCCTTCGCGTTTTCCAGGTTGCGGTTTCCGGGCAGGAACGTTCTTTTTACAGTACTTCTGGCCACAATGATGCTACCGTCGGCGGTTACCATGATGCCGCTGTTCCTGCTGTTTCGCGATGTTGGCTGGGTGGATACGCTTACTCCATTGTGGGCTCCAACCTTCCTTGGTCAGGCCTTCTATATCTTCATGCTGCGGCAGTTCTTCCTTGGGGTGCCCGTGGAGCTGGAGGAGGCCGCGCGGATTGACGGGGCTTCGTGGTTCTCCACCTTCTGGCGAATTCTGATGCCACAACTCAAGCCGGCGCTCGCCGCCATTTCAATCATGGCGTTTATGGGTTCCTGGAACGACTTTCGCGGGCCCCTGATCTACATCAGCTCACCCTCGCGTGAGACGCTTGCATACGCGCTCCAGCTATTTCAAACGGCGCACGGTGGCGAGCCGGCGCTCATGATGGCCGCCTCCACTCTCGTGATGCTACCGGTGTTGCTCTTGTTCTTTTTCACCCAGCGTTACTTCATTCAGGGAGTTACGCTGACGGGGATAAAGGGTTGA
- the mutL gene encoding DNA mismatch repair endonuclease MutL codes for MSRIILLDENTANRIAAGEVVERPASAAKELVENALDAGATRITVRMEDGGRALLSVADNGYGMTRDEAVLALQRHATSKIRTAEDLFRITTLGFRGEALPSIASVSRLILSTRAEGAETGVRIEVTGGTIVADDEVSMAFGTVVEVHDLFYNTPARLKFMRSPNAEASRTGDLVAPLALAYPNVAFRILAGQREMLRTSGQGDMLAAIAALWTPEIGQRLIPVHDGAGSLYVSGYVGPPDVSRPGRSHQLVFVNGRAIRSRTVTHALEEAFRSLSPEGRFPVAVLFIAVDNEQVDVNVHPTKSEVRFTRDSDIHHAVSTAVKAGLLKSGIVSQLGSGAMRTGFSGDWLKAERYTGDPGATAQAELRFPVADASALGGSDRDPFAVGQSDTSSSSNGDATGPAKPYADQLRSFRVLGQARNTYIVAATADGLAIIDQHVAHERVLYERLTEKRFGAGIPSQQLAVPWNLALERREAVIVGDNLDQFARAGWDIAPFGKEAFIVRAVPTALRSRNAEAILRDTIDELVNQSVSRRLLVERDVVTITNACKMAVKAGDPLTVPEMESLLEQLADTENPWLCPHGRPIVVTIPFASLDRQFKRS; via the coding sequence ATGAGTCGAATCATTCTCCTGGATGAGAATACAGCGAACCGTATCGCCGCCGGTGAGGTGGTGGAGCGGCCGGCATCGGCCGCCAAGGAGTTGGTGGAAAACGCGCTGGATGCTGGGGCGACCCGGATCACCGTCCGGATGGAGGATGGTGGTCGCGCCTTGCTGTCGGTTGCCGACAATGGTTACGGCATGACGCGTGACGAGGCAGTGCTTGCGCTGCAAAGGCACGCCACCAGCAAAATCCGGACCGCCGAGGATCTGTTCCGCATCACGACGCTTGGGTTTCGCGGCGAGGCGCTGCCTTCTATCGCATCCGTTTCACGCCTGATCCTGTCGACGCGAGCCGAAGGGGCTGAAACGGGCGTTCGCATTGAGGTGACTGGTGGTACAATCGTCGCCGATGATGAAGTCTCAATGGCTTTTGGGACCGTTGTCGAGGTCCATGACCTTTTCTACAACACACCTGCACGCCTCAAGTTTATGCGCAGCCCAAACGCAGAGGCGAGCCGGACCGGCGATCTCGTCGCGCCTCTCGCCCTGGCTTATCCGAATGTAGCGTTCCGCATTCTGGCCGGGCAGCGGGAGATGCTCCGCACGAGCGGACAGGGCGATATGCTGGCAGCAATCGCGGCGCTTTGGACACCGGAGATCGGACAGCGGCTTATACCGGTTCATGATGGTGCCGGATCGCTATATGTGAGTGGTTATGTCGGTCCGCCGGATGTGTCGCGGCCCGGGCGGAGCCACCAACTCGTTTTTGTTAACGGCCGAGCCATACGCAGCCGCACCGTGACACATGCCCTGGAGGAGGCATTCCGGTCGCTCAGCCCCGAGGGCCGCTTTCCCGTGGCCGTCCTCTTTATTGCTGTAGACAACGAGCAGGTGGACGTCAACGTGCATCCAACCAAGTCCGAGGTGCGATTCACCCGCGACTCCGATATCCACCATGCGGTATCCACCGCGGTCAAGGCCGGTTTGCTGAAAAGCGGCATCGTGTCACAGCTCGGCTCCGGCGCGATGCGTACGGGGTTTTCCGGCGACTGGCTGAAGGCGGAGCGGTACACGGGCGATCCCGGCGCCACGGCTCAAGCCGAGTTGCGGTTTCCCGTCGCCGACGCATCTGCGCTTGGTGGCTCGGATCGTGACCCGTTCGCGGTAGGTCAAAGTGATACGTCATCGAGCTCAAACGGGGATGCGACAGGGCCCGCGAAGCCGTACGCCGACCAACTCCGTTCATTTCGCGTTTTGGGCCAGGCCCGCAACACGTACATCGTTGCCGCAACGGCAGACGGTCTCGCGATCATCGACCAACATGTGGCGCACGAGCGCGTGCTCTACGAGCGGCTAACCGAAAAGCGGTTCGGCGCCGGTATTCCATCGCAGCAGCTGGCCGTGCCCTGGAACCTGGCGCTTGAGCGCAGAGAGGCGGTGATTGTCGGCGATAACCTGGATCAGTTCGCGCGCGCGGGCTGGGACATCGCGCCGTTCGGTAAGGAAGCATTTATCGTGCGGGCCGTGCCGACGGCACTCCGATCTCGCAACGCCGAAGCCATTCTTCGCGATACGATCGACGAGCTGGTGAATCAATCTGTTTCGCGAAGGCTGCTCGTAGAGCGTGATGTCGTCACCATCACAAACGCATGTAAAATGGCGGTAAAGGCCGGTGACCCGCTGACGGTTCCGGAGATGGAGAGCCTGCTGGAGCAGCTTGCCGATACCGAAAACCCGTGGTTGTGTCCGCATGGACGCCCGATCGTGGTGACAATACCGTTTGCAAGCCTTGACCGGCAATTCAAGCGCAGTTGA
- a CDS encoding Rid family detoxifying hydrolase gives MDKRAVSAQAPATGSPYSPGIIADNFVFVSGQVPMHVDTKEVVRHDFEASVRLCIENVRRVLQAAGADLENCVKVVVFLKDMDNFARLNAVYTEYFGDVKPARSCVQVARLPLDVDVEIEAIAIL, from the coding sequence ATGGATAAGCGCGCTGTCTCGGCGCAAGCGCCGGCCACCGGGTCGCCTTACTCCCCCGGAATCATCGCCGACAACTTTGTTTTTGTTTCGGGCCAGGTTCCAATGCATGTCGATACAAAGGAGGTTGTCCGCCATGACTTTGAAGCCAGCGTTCGGCTCTGTATCGAGAACGTTCGGCGCGTACTTCAGGCAGCCGGCGCCGATCTAGAAAACTGCGTCAAGGTGGTGGTTTTCCTTAAGGATATGGATAACTTCGCGAGGCTGAACGCTGTTTACACAGAGTATTTCGGGGATGTAAAACCAGCACGCAGCTGCGTTCAGGTTGCTCGGTTGCCACTCGACGTGGACGTTGAGATTGAGGCGATCGCGATTCTGTAG
- a CDS encoding cupin domain-containing protein: MEIVSLASVPPFTTKDGSTIRELLSFRNSEIAAQSLAEARLAPGGETTAHVHPATEEIYYLLSGIGLMAIENETRAVAAGDAIAIPPGKRHQIRNIGVEPLVLLCCCAPAYSDTDTILCDALLPSPESDADR, from the coding sequence ATGGAGATTGTGTCGCTGGCAAGCGTGCCGCCTTTCACGACGAAGGACGGATCCACGATTCGGGAACTGCTGTCATTTCGCAACTCGGAGATCGCGGCACAGAGTTTGGCGGAGGCGCGCCTCGCACCGGGAGGCGAAACAACGGCTCACGTTCACCCGGCTACCGAGGAAATCTACTATTTGCTGTCTGGAATAGGCCTAATGGCCATTGAAAATGAGACCAGAGCCGTAGCAGCCGGCGACGCCATTGCCATTCCGCCAGGCAAGCGGCATCAGATTCGTAACATCGGCGTCGAGCCCCTGGTGTTGCTCTGTTGCTGCGCGCCGGCGTACAGCGATACGGATACGATACTTTGCGATGCGTTATTGCCCTCTCCCGAGAGTGACGCTGATCGATGA
- the ftsY gene encoding signal recognition particle-docking protein FtsY, giving the protein MPFELFRTVVQRIDAAITGRGRIDEALFDEMEGLMISGDISVRTAEKLLSGVRLAVRDERIVGSADVVRRMKQETAAILAASAERYRTGLAVSPVPPTVYLVVGVNGVGKTTTIAKLAHRLQSRGARVVLAAGDTFRAAAIDQLELWARRTGSDLVKHREGSDPSAVVFDALKAGRARSADFVIADTAGRLHTRANLMEELKKIERVTNRELGRPADEILLVLDATTGQNAISQARLFMEAIPITGIALAKLDGTARGGIVVSLVEELGLPIKLIGTGERAGDLADFDAPTFVEELFAGI; this is encoded by the coding sequence ATGCCCTTCGAACTCTTTCGCACCGTCGTCCAGAGAATCGACGCGGCAATTACCGGTCGCGGCCGAATTGACGAAGCGCTTTTTGACGAGATGGAAGGGCTGATGATCTCCGGTGACATCAGCGTTCGCACTGCAGAGAAGCTTCTTTCGGGCGTCCGTTTAGCCGTCCGTGACGAGCGCATCGTCGGGTCGGCTGATGTTGTGCGCCGCATGAAGCAGGAGACCGCTGCGATTCTGGCCGCCTCCGCTGAGCGTTACCGAACTGGTTTAGCAGTCTCGCCCGTCCCGCCCACCGTGTACCTGGTCGTTGGCGTTAACGGGGTCGGTAAAACGACGACGATCGCAAAGTTGGCGCACAGGCTTCAGTCCCGGGGCGCACGCGTCGTCCTCGCCGCGGGAGATACCTTCCGGGCTGCCGCGATCGACCAGTTGGAACTGTGGGCACGGCGCACGGGGAGCGACCTGGTGAAGCACCGGGAGGGCAGCGATCCTTCAGCTGTTGTGTTTGATGCCCTCAAGGCCGGGCGCGCGCGAAGCGCCGATTTTGTGATCGCCGACACGGCGGGGCGGCTGCATACGCGCGCCAACCTGATGGAGGAACTCAAAAAGATTGAGCGCGTGACAAACCGCGAACTTGGCCGTCCAGCAGACGAGATCCTGCTGGTGCTAGATGCCACAACCGGGCAGAATGCTATTAGCCAGGCTCGCTTGTTTATGGAGGCCATTCCTATCACCGGCATTGCGCTAGCCAAGCTGGACGGCACGGCACGCGGGGGCATAGTCGTCAGCCTTGTTGAAGAGCTGGGCCTACCTATCAAGCTGATAGGTACCGGTGAGCGGGCCGGTGACCTCGCCGACTTCGATGCGCCGACCTTCGTTGAGGAGCTGTTCGCCGGCATCTAG
- the metH gene encoding methionine synthase, producing the protein MGTMIQRHKLQEEDYRGTRFAAHPARLQNNNDILSLVRPDIISGIHAAYLEAGADIIETNTFNATSLSQDDFGATSLVREMNLASAHLARKCADAATARNPRRPRFVAGAIGPLSKTLSLSRDISDPGARDVTFEQVCDAYLEQVRALVEGGVDLLLPETTFDTLNLKAALFAIQRFFDDGGRRVPVMASITLTDLSGRTLNGQTAEAAWNSIAHAGLLSVGLNCALGPKEMRPYIEELSAIAPIFVSCYPNAGLPNALSDTGFDETPESMAPQLGVWARNGWLNIVGGCCGTTPDHIRAIAQAVEGVPPRVPPSVAPWTRLSGLEALTLRPDSNFTMVGERTNVTGSPKFARAILAGDFEAGLVIAHEQVVGGANILDVNFDEALLDSDAAMTKFMNLAMAEPDIARIPMMIDSSRWSTIECGLRCVAGKCVVNSISLKEGPEKFKEQARLARAYGAAVVVMAFDEAGQAETVDRKVAICERAYRLLTEEVGFRPEDIIFDPAILTVATGMEEHNDYAVAFIEATRILKQRLPLCKVSGGVSNISFSFRGNNVVREAMHSAFLYHAVAAGLDMGIVNAGQLAVYEEIPTDLLALVEDVLLNRRPDATERLLAFAETVKGKGAARVADLTWRTEPVQARLSHALVKGIVEFIEEDVEEARLLYGRPLEVIEGPLMDGMNIVGDLFGSGKMFLPQVVKSARVMKKAVAVLLPYMDAEKQQALSARTQGRIVMATVKGDVHDIGKNIVGVVLGCNNYEVIDLGVMVPCETILQKAREVQADLIGLSGLITPSLDEMAHVAREMERQGFEIPLLIGGATTSRAHTAIKIAPHYRNPVLHVLDASRAVGVMSNLLSSENRDGFVATAREEQETLRLQHAGRREAAPLLPIAVARRRRPQVEWGADNISTPSFTGIRALGDYPLAELVPFIDWTPFFHAWELRGRFPEILTDKVVGDAAQKLYDDGRTLLSQMVHDKAITARGVYGFWPANSVGDDIVLFTDSTRSERLDVLYTLRQQADKGPGQVNYSLSDYVAPLQTGLADYIGAFAVTAGANLKELVERFQREHDDYNAILAEALADRLAEAFAERLHQIARFDWGFGADEALSNEELIGEKYRGIRPAPGYPACPDHTEKETIFRLLNATAHTGIKLTESLAMSPGASVSGLYIGHAQARYFPVGRLARDQVADYAARKGWDLETAEKWLAPNLDYEHSVLAAR; encoded by the coding sequence ATGGGCACCATGATACAGCGGCACAAGCTTCAGGAGGAGGACTACCGCGGCACACGATTCGCCGCCCACCCCGCTCGCCTTCAGAATAACAACGATATCCTGAGCCTTGTCCGGCCTGATATCATCAGCGGGATACACGCTGCGTATCTTGAGGCGGGCGCAGACATCATCGAAACGAACACGTTCAACGCTACCAGCCTTTCGCAGGATGATTTTGGCGCCACCTCACTGGTCCGGGAGATGAACCTGGCTTCGGCGCATCTTGCCCGCAAGTGCGCGGATGCTGCGACTGCTCGCAACCCGCGCCGTCCGCGCTTCGTTGCCGGCGCCATTGGGCCGCTCAGCAAAACGCTGTCGCTTTCGCGTGATATCAGCGATCCCGGCGCTCGGGACGTTACGTTCGAGCAGGTTTGCGACGCCTACCTCGAGCAGGTGCGCGCACTGGTGGAAGGTGGCGTGGACCTGCTGCTGCCCGAGACGACGTTCGACACGCTCAACCTGAAAGCGGCATTGTTCGCCATCCAGCGGTTTTTCGACGACGGTGGGCGGCGAGTTCCTGTTATGGCCAGCATTACGCTCACCGATTTGAGCGGGCGCACATTGAATGGCCAGACCGCTGAGGCTGCGTGGAATTCAATTGCGCACGCGGGGCTCCTTTCGGTCGGGCTGAATTGCGCGCTAGGTCCGAAGGAGATGCGTCCGTACATCGAGGAGCTGAGCGCGATTGCACCGATCTTCGTCAGCTGTTATCCGAACGCGGGGCTGCCGAACGCTCTTTCGGATACGGGATTTGACGAAACGCCGGAATCGATGGCGCCACAACTCGGCGTGTGGGCGCGAAACGGCTGGCTGAACATCGTGGGCGGCTGCTGCGGCACCACGCCAGACCATATCCGGGCGATTGCGCAGGCGGTGGAAGGCGTTCCGCCTCGCGTACCGCCATCGGTTGCGCCGTGGACACGTCTCAGCGGTCTGGAAGCGCTAACGCTTCGCCCGGACTCGAACTTTACAATGGTCGGCGAACGCACCAACGTGACCGGCTCGCCGAAGTTTGCCCGTGCGATTTTGGCCGGTGACTTCGAAGCGGGCCTGGTGATCGCACACGAGCAGGTAGTCGGCGGCGCGAACATCCTGGACGTGAACTTTGATGAGGCGCTGCTCGATTCCGACGCGGCCATGACAAAGTTCATGAATCTGGCGATGGCTGAACCGGATATCGCCCGGATACCGATGATGATCGACAGCTCACGCTGGTCGACTATCGAATGCGGCCTTCGCTGCGTTGCCGGCAAGTGCGTCGTCAACTCCATCAGCCTGAAGGAAGGGCCGGAAAAGTTCAAGGAGCAGGCCCGGCTTGCCCGCGCTTACGGCGCCGCCGTTGTGGTAATGGCGTTTGATGAAGCCGGTCAGGCCGAGACGGTTGATCGCAAGGTGGCAATCTGTGAGCGCGCGTACCGCCTGCTGACCGAGGAGGTAGGATTCCGACCCGAGGATATCATCTTTGACCCGGCCATTCTTACCGTGGCGACCGGTATGGAGGAGCATAACGACTACGCTGTGGCGTTCATTGAAGCCACGCGCATTTTGAAACAGCGCCTACCGCTCTGCAAAGTCAGCGGTGGTGTCAGCAACATTTCGTTCTCCTTCCGAGGCAACAATGTAGTGCGCGAGGCCATGCATAGCGCGTTTCTCTACCACGCTGTTGCAGCCGGCCTGGATATGGGCATCGTGAATGCCGGCCAGCTTGCCGTGTACGAAGAGATTCCGACGGACCTCCTGGCGCTGGTTGAAGACGTTCTCCTCAACCGAAGACCCGACGCGACCGAGCGACTTCTGGCGTTTGCTGAAACGGTGAAAGGTAAGGGTGCAGCCCGTGTTGCCGACCTGACCTGGCGTACGGAACCCGTACAGGCACGACTCTCGCACGCGTTGGTGAAGGGCATCGTTGAGTTCATCGAAGAGGATGTGGAAGAGGCGCGCCTCTTGTATGGCCGGCCCCTTGAGGTGATCGAGGGTCCGCTGATGGATGGCATGAACATTGTCGGCGACCTGTTTGGGTCCGGCAAGATGTTTCTGCCCCAGGTAGTTAAATCCGCCCGAGTGATGAAGAAGGCCGTTGCGGTTCTGCTGCCCTACATGGACGCGGAAAAGCAGCAGGCGCTGTCGGCGCGCACTCAGGGTCGGATCGTGATGGCGACCGTGAAGGGCGACGTGCACGATATCGGGAAGAACATTGTCGGCGTTGTGCTGGGCTGCAACAACTACGAAGTGATCGACCTTGGCGTAATGGTGCCGTGTGAAACCATCCTGCAAAAGGCGCGTGAGGTTCAAGCCGATCTTATTGGACTGAGCGGGTTGATCACGCCATCGCTCGATGAAATGGCGCATGTTGCGCGCGAGATGGAACGCCAGGGCTTTGAGATACCGCTGCTGATTGGCGGCGCCACCACCAGCCGGGCGCACACCGCCATAAAAATAGCACCGCACTATCGGAACCCCGTCCTCCATGTTCTGGATGCCTCGCGTGCGGTCGGCGTGATGTCCAACCTGTTGAGTTCCGAGAACCGCGATGGATTCGTGGCAACCGCGCGCGAGGAGCAGGAGACGCTACGGCTGCAGCATGCCGGGCGTCGTGAGGCTGCACCACTCCTGCCGATAGCCGTTGCGCGGAGGCGCCGACCGCAGGTGGAGTGGGGCGCCGACAACATATCCACGCCGTCGTTCACCGGTATCCGTGCCCTTGGCGACTATCCACTGGCTGAGCTCGTTCCATTCATAGACTGGACGCCATTCTTCCACGCATGGGAACTGCGCGGACGCTTTCCAGAGATCCTTACCGACAAAGTCGTGGGGGATGCAGCGCAAAAGCTGTATGACGACGGGCGCACCTTGCTCAGCCAGATGGTGCATGACAAGGCGATAACGGCCCGCGGTGTATACGGCTTTTGGCCAGCCAACAGCGTCGGCGACGACATCGTCCTTTTTACGGACAGTACGCGGAGCGAGCGGCTGGATGTGCTCTATACCCTGAGGCAGCAGGCGGACAAAGGCCCCGGACAGGTGAACTACTCGCTGAGCGATTATGTGGCGCCGTTGCAGACAGGCCTCGCTGACTACATCGGAGCATTTGCCGTTACCGCCGGCGCGAATCTGAAGGAGCTGGTGGAGCGTTTCCAGCGTGAGCATGATGACTACAATGCAATACTGGCGGAGGCCCTGGCAGATCGCCTGGCGGAGGCCTTTGCCGAGCGCCTGCACCAGATCGCCCGCTTCGACTGGGGCTTTGGCGCTGACGAAGCACTGTCAAATGAAGAGCTTATCGGCGAGAAGTATCGCGGAATACGTCCGGCGCCCGGGTACCCGGCGTGTCCGGACCATACCGAGAAGGAGACGATTTTCCGTTTGCTGAACGCCACAGCTCACACCGGAATCAAGCTGACGGAGAGCCTGGCGATGTCTCCGGGCGCATCCGTATCCGGGCTCTATATCGGGCATGCGCAGGCGCGCTACTTTCCGGTGGGGCGCCTTGCGCGCGACCAGGTGGCGGATTACGCCGCGCGCAAAGGTTGGGATCTGGAGACTGCGGAAAAGTGGTTGGCTCCAAACCTGGATTACGAACATTCCGTTCTTGCCGCGCGCTGA
- a CDS encoding phytanoyl-CoA dioxygenase family protein, producing the protein MMPLAKPGPMTETERFLFDVAGYLVIPGALSTGETERCLEAAQRAHGDLPNRKWRQIGALYEKEPAIEELIDHPSVLPKVRALLGDYFIVQSSWCTLSPAHFPGQGLHQDGSGAYEFRRLALPTPLVQLRVGYFLTDQSAANMGNIVIIPGSHNASVKLPAGLTVADLPNAEPVCGPAGSALLFHQGVYHCGADNEANHDRLIQHIVYSPPWLIPSDRFGNDPAFMERTTPLRRALVGNWSRPEAPFGGGYDRPPFEESAS; encoded by the coding sequence ATGATGCCTTTGGCCAAGCCCGGCCCGATGACCGAGACGGAACGGTTTCTGTTCGATGTGGCGGGTTATCTCGTGATACCCGGCGCCCTGTCAACGGGCGAAACCGAACGATGCCTGGAAGCGGCACAGCGCGCACATGGCGACTTGCCCAACCGCAAGTGGCGGCAAATCGGCGCCCTTTACGAGAAAGAGCCCGCAATTGAGGAGTTGATCGATCACCCATCGGTATTGCCGAAAGTGCGTGCGCTGCTCGGTGACTACTTTATCGTTCAGAGCAGTTGGTGCACGTTATCGCCAGCGCATTTTCCCGGGCAGGGGCTGCACCAGGACGGTAGCGGCGCGTATGAGTTCCGGCGGCTGGCGCTTCCCACACCGTTGGTGCAGCTGCGCGTTGGGTACTTCCTGACCGATCAGTCGGCGGCAAATATGGGCAACATCGTCATCATACCGGGCAGCCACAATGCTTCGGTGAAGCTGCCGGCTGGATTGACGGTCGCGGATTTGCCGAACGCAGAGCCCGTTTGTGGCCCTGCAGGCTCAGCACTTCTGTTTCACCAGGGCGTATATCACTGTGGCGCCGATAACGAGGCAAATCACGACCGGTTGATACAGCACATTGTCTACAGCCCGCCGTGGCTGATTCCCAGCGACCGTTTCGGTAACGACCCGGCATTCATGGAGCGAACAACGCCGCTTCGTCGTGCGCTGGTCGGAAACTGGAGTCGGCCGGAGGCGCCGTTTGGTGGTGGATACGACCGACCGCCGTTCGAGGAATCCGCCAGCTAA